Within Cryptosporangium aurantiacum, the genomic segment CAGCAATTCCCGCACCACGGCGGCGGGGATCGCCACCGGCTCCGTGGGGCGTTCCACCGACGCCAGGTACAGCACGTAGTCGACGTCGGGCAGCGCCTCGGCCTGGCCTTCCGCCCACGTCGACAGACGAACCGCCCGGCCGGTCGCGTTCTCCATCAGCAGCGTCACGGACGGCAGCCACGCCACACCGTCGAACTCGGCGCGCAGCTCAGGCAGGTTCCGCTGCCAGCGCCACCACCGTAGGCACGGCTCGGTCTCGATCGTGGCGTACTCGGCTCCCGCCTCCTCCGCGACGTCCCAGCCCTCGGCGTTGGCCGCCAACCACACCTTCATCAGATCGTCCGCGTCGACCGCGTCGTCTGCACACAACACGTCGGCCCGGAGGGCCTCGGCCAGGTGGAACACCTCGCCGACCGCCTCCAGACCGTAAAAGCTCGGCCGAGCCAGGTTCAGCCGCACGTGCAGGCCCGCGGCCACCGGATCGAGCGTGAAGGCCACGCCGGTGGCCTCGTTCGCGTAGCGCAGCTGGCGCAGCGCCCGACGGAACACCGATCGGCGGACGGTCCAGCACGGGCGGCCGGCCGCCGCGCGCGCCACCTCGTCGGCGGAGACCTGAGTCCGCATCAACACATCCAGCGCCACGCCATTCCCCGGTGTTCTACCCCGCGAGCACGTTGCCCGTCGCGGTGATCGAGCTGGTCACCGCATCTACTGGGTCGTTGCACGTCCGCACCGAATCACCGTTCCGCGCGAGCGGCTTGCCGTTGACGAGCACGGTCGCGGACCCCGCCGTGACCGTACCCCGGTTGGTCGGCGGAATCTGGAACGGCCCGCCCTGGGGGATGTGCGGCGGCGAGTTCACCGCCGTTGACCCGACGACGGCGGCCTGCTTCCCGTTGATCAGGACGTCGTTCGACAGCGCACCGGCAAGAGTGCCGGCGAACGGATGCGGGCTGGGTGTGGGCACCGGCCCGGCGGGGGTCGGCACCATCACGACATGGATGTCCGTACCGACGACTCGGTCGCCCTGTTTCGCCGCGGGCTCGGCCATCAGGATCTCCGGCCCCTCAGTTGAGTTTGATGATCTGGCCGTTGACCTCGACGACACCCTTGCTGTTGAGAGCGATGCCATGGTCTGCACGCAAGTTCAGCTGCAGCCCCGAGAGCGTGATCTCCTGACCGCGGATGTCGACGACGGTGTCGGCGGACAGCGTCAGCTTCCGAGCGTCCAGGGTCACGCTGCCGTCCGGCGCGATGGACAGCGTCGTACGTGCCGGCCCCTTGCCGACGTCCACCTCGACGGCCGGGTCGCCGCCCCGGAGCGAGACCTTCACGTCGTCTCCGAGCGTAAGGGTCACCTCCTGGTCGGTGCCGGAGATGGCCACTTGTGCCGCGTTCGCGTCGTCGGCGCCCGGCGGAAGACGGAGCACCGCGGTACCAGCGGACGCCGGTGGGGGCCGGTTCTCGCCGCTGTAGAGCCTGCCGGTGATCACCGGCTCGTCGGGGCTCGATCCGATGTACTCCACGAGCACCGTCTCGCCGATTGCCGGAGCGGCGACGTAACCGAGCGTTCCGGTCGCGATCGGCACGTCCTTCAACACGACTTGGGAGTTGCGGAGCGCCACCGTGCAGGCGTAGTTGCCGTTGGCCAACGCTTGTTGATCCTGGACGATCCCGACCGCGGAGCGCCGCACCCCGGCGAGCTGCTGCGCGACAATTCGTTGGATCGTCTCGAAAAGACCGGACGTCATCGGGCGGCTCCTCGGAGGAGTGGGTCGTCAGCGACACCTTGCCGATATCCGCCGTCCAGTGTAGAGGACGAGCTGGCCGCGGTTCGGGGGTCAAGTGGACGTCCTCGACTCCGTAGCATGCCCACCAGGAACCAGCGAAGCCCGCGGAGGCGCAGTGAAGATGCGCGCTGTCCTGCCGGTGCCCGGGCACACCGGTCGCGTCGGGCTGGCCGGGTTCGGTGTCGGACTGCTGACGGTGGTCTGCGGTGCCCCGTACTGGGCCCACCACCTGCCCGCCGCGGTGCTGTCCGTTGTCGCCGCCGCCGCGCTCGCCGCGGCCGCAGGACTGCTCGCGGGCAGCGAGGACGCCCGCCGCCGGAGCGGCCAGTTGCTCCTGCTCGGGTCCGTGTTCAGCGCGCTGGCCTGGGCCTCGATCTGGGACACCGGGCTCTGGCCGGTGATCGCGATCTTCAGCGAGGGCGCGTTTTTTGTCGTGTCCGGCGCCGCCGTGCTGGCCTATCCGATCGGCCGGCTGGAACGAGCCGGTCGCTACTGGGTGTACGCCGCGATCGAGGTGCTGATCGTCCAGGAGTTCCTCGTCGAGTTCGTGTCGCACCCGGAGTGGAACGGCCAGTCCGCCGACGTCGTCTGGCCGACCGTGGCACCGAACCAGTGGCTGTTCGACCGCCTGATCGACGTGAACATCGCCCTGCAGGTCGGGTTGGCGGCCTGGTACCTGGTGTTGCTGGTCCGCCGCGCCCAGCAGTTGTCGCCGACCGAGCGTCCGGGCACGATGCCGGTGCTGCTGGCCACCGCGGTCACCGTCGCCGCGGCGACCGTCACGTTGCGGACCGACGCGTGGACCGACCTCGACGCGCTGATGTCGTTCTACGTCGTGCAGAACACGGTCTCGGTGGCCGTGCCGCTGGCCGTGCTCTCCGGTGCGCTGCGGGAACGGTGGCGCGAGGTGGAGGCGCCGAACCGGGTGGTGCGGATGACGTCGGCGACCACCTCGGTGGCGACCGTCCGGAACGCGCTCGCCACCGCACTCCGGGACCCGACGCTCCGGTTGCTGTTCTGGGTGCCCACCGAACAGGCCTACGTCGACCGGAACGGGTTCCCGGTGCGTGGGCCCGGTGACCGTCCGGCGGTCGACGGACGGTGGTGGCTCACAGTCCGCACCGACGAACACGCCCCGCTGGCGCTGGTCGAGCTCGACGGCAGCCTGCGGCTGCGCCCGGTCATGGTGGACGCTGTGCTTCGCGCCGGTAGCCAGGCGCTGCTCACCGCCCAACTGCAGGCCGTGGCCACCGCGCACCTCGAACAGGTGCTGGCCGCCCAGGCCCGAGTCGAGGAACGGGAGACCGCAGAACGGCAACGGCTGGAGAGCGATCTGCGTGACGGCGCACAGCGTCAGCTCGAGGCGCTCGCGGAACGGCTGGGCCTGCTGGCAGGCAACGGGCTGCCGGACTCGGCCCGATCGGTGGTCGCGTCGTGCCACGCCGAGGTGCTGGCCACGATCTCCGACCTGGAAGGGCTCGCCCGAGGGCTGCACCCGACGGTGTTACGCAGCGGCGGCCTCGCGGCCGCCCTGGAAGAGGTGGCGGGCCGGCTCGGTCTGGCCGTTCAACTCGTGGTGGACGCCGGACGCAAGCCGCCGACCGTCGAGGCGACCGCGTACTTCGCGCTCTGCGAGGGACTGACCAACGTCGCGAAGTACGCGCCGGACGCGCGGGTGCGCATCGAGATCACCGAGACCGACGGCTGGTTGCACGGCACGGTCGCCGACGACGGACCCGGCGGCGCCAGGATGGTCCCCGGCGGCGGGCTGGCCGGCATCGACGACCGGATCCGTGCCCTGCACGGCCGGACCGAGGTCGAGAGCGACACCGGCGCCGGAACGCGGCTGCGGGTCAGCCTGCCCTGCCGAACCGGCTGACCCGCCGGCTACCCGCGCGAGAAATCCGTGGGAGCCGGGCAACCGGGTGCCGCGGCTCATCCTCTTAGGGGAGAGACCACGGCGGCAACCGGAGGGAGCGGCGTGAGCGACCGGCCGGACGAGGGATATCGCGAGTACGTCGATGCGCGCTTACCGGCGCTGCAACGCTTGGCCTACCTGCTCTGTCACGATCGGCACCGCGCCGACGACCTGATCCAGGAAGCGCTGATCAAGCTGTACCTGAGGTGGGATCGGGCGCGCGCTGCCAGCGATCTGCACGCCTACGCCCGCACCACGCTGGTGCGCACGTTCCTCAGCGAGCGGCGCACGAACTGGGCGCGCCGCGTCGTGCTGGTCGACCGGCTGCCCGACGAGGCTGCCACCACCGATCCCGATGCCGCCTCCGGCGTCGCCGTCCGTGCGGCGCTGGCGACGTTGCCCCCGCGGCAGCGCGCGGTGATCGTCCTGCGCTACTACTCCGACCTCTCCGTCGAGGAGACCGGACAGACGCTGGGCTGCGCGGCCGGGACGGTCAAGAGCCAGACCGCCAAGGGCTTGGCAGCGCTCCGCCGTGCGCTGCCCGACGTCGAGCCGAACGGTGCCGCCACGACCCGGACGAGGAGCTGAAGATGGACGAGTCCACGACCCGGGCCCTGCTGACCAGGGCGCTGGACGATGCACCCCCGCCGGCACCGGTCGACCTGGACCTGGTGGTCCGGGCAGCGCAGGCGCGGCGACGCGACCGCAACCGCTGGCTGGTCGCGGCCGCAGCCGGGATGGTGCTGGTGGTGACGATGGCGATCACGGTGCTGGCGGTCGGCGGCAACACCGATCGGGCGGCCCCACCGGCGGGCCGCGGCCCGAACGACAACGACCTGCCGGCGACGGCGCCGACGCAGTTCGACCCGGCGCGTAGCTCGCTGAAGGTCGACGGTCTGCCGTCCTCGCTGACCGAACGCGGCACCGCGACCCGCACCACCGACCTGGTGGTCTACGCCAGTGCAAAGGGCAGCGAGTACGTGCAGGCCCAGGTGGGCGCCAAGGGAACCAAGCTGAAGAAGGGCGGATGGGACTCCCAGGGCAAGGAGACCGACGGCCCACTCATCGACGGCCACCGGTCGACGTGGCGCAACCTGGGCGATTCCGGCTACATCCTCCGCTGGGAATGGGCACCCGGCGCGGAGGCGCAGGTCGCCCTGCAAGGCGTGAAGAAGCCGCTGGCCGTCGCCACCCGCGTCGCGTCGTCGCTACAGCTCGATCTGGAGACGCCGACCCGGCTCCCGTTCACGCTCCGCCCGCCCTCGGGGTACGAGCTCCGGGAGTTCCAGACCACGACCGACCCGACCGACAGCCCGGCTGCCACCGTCGCCTTCGGCGGCCCCGGACTGACGTTCATCAGCGTCAACGCGAACCTGATCGGCAACGGCATCGGCGAGCCGAACACGATCTACCAGGACCGGGAGGCACGGGTCACCACGCAGGACGGCTATCTGACCGTGGTCATGGCCGCCTCGGATCTCAAGGTGACCGGAACCTGTAACTACCGGTCGAACAGCATGCTCACCGCTGCGGAGTTCAAGGCGCTGTGCCTGGCCACTACGGCGAGCGCCCAGCGGGTCGCGGACCTGGAGACGCCCGGCGAGTGGCCGGTGTACGCGCCGTAGGTCCCCCGCGTGGCCCGCTCGCCAGCCTGGAGGGCTGGCGGGCGGCGCCGCGATTACCGGAGCGGCGGCAATGCGGAGCTCGGCGTCCCGGGGCGGGTGCACGCTCGACGTCGTGGCCGAGCCGCCCGGCCGGTAGAGGAGCGCCCCATGTCCGCCGCATCAACGCTGTCACCCCTGCTCGAGACGCTCTCGGATCAACTCTCCGCGCTGCGCCCCCGGATGGACGCGGTCAGCCGCGCGATCCACGCCCGCCCCGAGCTGAAGTTCGCCGAGTTCCACGCCCAGGCCGTCCTCGTCGACTGGCTCGCCGAGTCGGGCTTCGTCACCCGGGCACCGCACGGCGGCGTCGAGACCGCTTTCGCCGCCGTCCACACCGGTCGGTCACCGGGGCCGCGCATCGCGGTGCTCGCCGAGTACGACGCGCTGCCCGGTATCGGGCACGGCTGTGGGCACAACCTCATCGCGGCCGGTGCCGCTGCCGCCGCGATCGCGGTCGTGCGCGCGCTGCCCGATCACCCGGGGACGGTCGAGGTCATCGGGACGCCGGGCGAGGAGATGGGAGGCGCGGGCAAGGTCCGCCTCGCAGAGGCTGGCGTCTTCGACGGTGTCGACGCCGCGGTGATGTTCCATCCGGGTGATCACTCGTCGCTCGCACGCCCCGGCCTCGCGGCGGCCCACCTGCGGGTGGCCTTCACCGGAGTGAGCGCCCACGCCGCGATCTCACCCTGGCTCGGTCGCAGCGCGCTCGCCGGTGCGCAACTGTTCCTGCAGGCAGTCGACGCGATGCGCCAGTTCGTTCCGCCGACCGCCCGCATCCACGGCGTCGTCGCCGACGGCGGGCAGGCACCGAACGTCGTACCGGCCGCCGCGGCGGTGGACCTCTACGTCCGGGACCGGACCGCGGCGTCGGTCGAGGAACTCGTCGGCCGGATACGGGACGCCGCTATCGGATCCGCGCTGGCCACCGGCACGTCGGCGACGGTCTCGGAGACCGGCCCGATGTACGCCGAGCGACGCAACAACATGGTGCTCGCCGGGCTGTTCGGCGAGGCGGTCCACGCACTGGGCGTGGACATCGGGCCGGGCAGCACGGACGGCCCGGCGGGCTCGTCCGACATCGGCAACCTGTCGGTGCTGCTGCCGGTCATCCACCCGTACATCCAGATCGCGGACGCAGGCACCCCCGGCCACTCCGAGGCCATGCGTGAGGCGGCGGCGATGCCGTTCGCTCACGACCGCACCCAGGTCGCGGCCGCCGGGCTGGCCCGGGTCGTCGCCGACCTGCTCACCGACCCGACCGTGCTGACGGCGGCGCGCGCCGAGTTCAGCGCGGGGCGGTGAGCGGCGGACGACCGTACACTCCCGGCCATGTCGGTCGTAATACTCCTGGAAGGAGTCGACTCCGACCGGTTCACCGTCACCGTGGCGCCGCTCGCCGAGCTCGCGGCCAGCCTGCATGCGCTGACCGAGCGCTCGCACCACACCGATCACGCCGAATGGGCCGAC encodes:
- a CDS encoding amidohydrolase, with protein sequence MSAASTLSPLLETLSDQLSALRPRMDAVSRAIHARPELKFAEFHAQAVLVDWLAESGFVTRAPHGGVETAFAAVHTGRSPGPRIAVLAEYDALPGIGHGCGHNLIAAGAAAAAIAVVRALPDHPGTVEVIGTPGEEMGGAGKVRLAEAGVFDGVDAAVMFHPGDHSSLARPGLAAAHLRVAFTGVSAHAAISPWLGRSALAGAQLFLQAVDAMRQFVPPTARIHGVVADGGQAPNVVPAAAAVDLYVRDRTAASVEELVGRIRDAAIGSALATGTSATVSETGPMYAERRNNMVLAGLFGEAVHALGVDIGPGSTDGPAGSSDIGNLSVLLPVIHPYIQIADAGTPGHSEAMREAAAMPFAHDRTQVAAAGLARVVADLLTDPTVLTAARAEFSAGR
- a CDS encoding sensor histidine kinase: MRAVLPVPGHTGRVGLAGFGVGLLTVVCGAPYWAHHLPAAVLSVVAAAALAAAAGLLAGSEDARRRSGQLLLLGSVFSALAWASIWDTGLWPVIAIFSEGAFFVVSGAAVLAYPIGRLERAGRYWVYAAIEVLIVQEFLVEFVSHPEWNGQSADVVWPTVAPNQWLFDRLIDVNIALQVGLAAWYLVLLVRRAQQLSPTERPGTMPVLLATAVTVAAATVTLRTDAWTDLDALMSFYVVQNTVSVAVPLAVLSGALRERWREVEAPNRVVRMTSATTSVATVRNALATALRDPTLRLLFWVPTEQAYVDRNGFPVRGPGDRPAVDGRWWLTVRTDEHAPLALVELDGSLRLRPVMVDAVLRAGSQALLTAQLQAVATAHLEQVLAAQARVEERETAERQRLESDLRDGAQRQLEALAERLGLLAGNGLPDSARSVVASCHAEVLATISDLEGLARGLHPTVLRSGGLAAALEEVAGRLGLAVQLVVDAGRKPPTVEATAYFALCEGLTNVAKYAPDARVRIEITETDGWLHGTVADDGPGGARMVPGGGLAGIDDRIRALHGRTEVESDTGAGTRLRVSLPCRTG
- a CDS encoding PAAR domain-containing protein; this encodes MAEPAAKQGDRVVGTDIHVVMVPTPAGPVPTPSPHPFAGTLAGALSNDVLINGKQAAVVGSTAVNSPPHIPQGGPFQIPPTNRGTVTAGSATVLVNGKPLARNGDSVRTCNDPVDAVTSSITATGNVLAG
- a CDS encoding SigE family RNA polymerase sigma factor; amino-acid sequence: MSDRPDEGYREYVDARLPALQRLAYLLCHDRHRADDLIQEALIKLYLRWDRARAASDLHAYARTTLVRTFLSERRTNWARRVVLVDRLPDEAATTDPDAASGVAVRAALATLPPRQRAVIVLRYYSDLSVEETGQTLGCAAGTVKSQTAKGLAALRRALPDVEPNGAATTRTRS